One stretch of Rhodoferax lithotrophicus DNA includes these proteins:
- a CDS encoding TetR/AcrR family transcriptional regulator, producing MILIMRKTPNIRTTAKEASHERIVSAAAKAIRRSGYDGTGVADIMKEAGLTHGAFYAHFASREAMLAEAADRAGAESNALAASVIAAVPPEQSLQALMQLYLSKEHLESIETGCPVSALGSEMPRQSPEVRRAATLRIKEMIDLVARQFPDWGQPGAHERALVTVATMVGTLMLARAVDDAALSDALCSASLKSLSLPKTESID from the coding sequence ATGATACTCATCATGCGAAAAACACCCAACATCCGAACCACAGCCAAAGAGGCCTCTCACGAGCGCATCGTGAGTGCGGCTGCCAAAGCCATCCGCCGTAGCGGCTATGACGGCACGGGTGTTGCCGACATCATGAAAGAAGCGGGTCTGACGCATGGCGCTTTCTACGCCCACTTTGCATCCCGCGAAGCCATGTTGGCTGAGGCTGCAGACCGTGCCGGTGCCGAATCCAATGCGCTGGCGGCAAGTGTCATTGCCGCCGTGCCACCAGAGCAGTCCTTACAGGCGCTCATGCAGCTCTATCTCTCGAAAGAGCATCTTGAGAGCATCGAGACCGGTTGCCCGGTTTCGGCACTTGGCTCTGAAATGCCACGCCAGTCGCCTGAGGTGCGTCGTGCAGCCACGTTGCGCATCAAGGAAATGATTGATCTGGTGGCCCGCCAGTTTCCTGACTGGGGGCAGCCCGGCGCACATGAGCGTGCACTGGTGACGGTGGCTACGATGGTTGGCACATTGATGCTGGCCCGCGCTGTCGATGATGCCGCGTTGTCTGATGCGCTGTGCAGCGCAAGCTTGAAAAGCCTCAGCTTGCCGAAAACCGAATCCATCGATTGA
- a CDS encoding NADP-dependent oxidoreductase: protein MKAFTVDRYGKKSSLRLADVPTPELRDDEVLVQVHAAGVNLVDAKVRNGEFKLLLPYRTPFVLGHDVAGEVVKVGRNVRQFKLGDEVYARPDDLRIGTFAEFVPVKEASLALKPKNLTMEEAASIPLVALTVWQALVERAKLKKGQKVFVQAGSGGVGTFAIQLAKHLGATVATTTSTGNVAWVKSLGADVVIDYKKEDFEKVLSGYDVVLNSQDGKTLEKSLSVLKPGGRLISISGPPDPQFADDMKAPWLVKQVMRMLSLGTRRKAKRLGVGYSFLFMKANGSQLRQITQLIESGAIRPVIDKVFPFASTNEALAYVESGRAKGKVVIKVR, encoded by the coding sequence ATGAAAGCATTTACCGTTGATCGCTATGGAAAAAAGAGCTCTCTGCGCCTGGCAGATGTACCTACGCCTGAACTGCGTGACGACGAGGTCTTGGTCCAGGTGCATGCCGCCGGCGTGAACCTGGTGGACGCAAAAGTCCGCAATGGAGAGTTCAAACTTCTCCTCCCGTACCGCACACCCTTTGTTCTGGGCCACGACGTGGCCGGAGAAGTTGTCAAGGTCGGGCGGAACGTGCGGCAGTTCAAGCTTGGTGACGAGGTCTATGCCAGGCCGGACGATCTTCGCATCGGCACGTTCGCGGAATTCGTCCCTGTCAAGGAAGCTTCCCTGGCCCTCAAGCCCAAGAACCTGACGATGGAAGAAGCTGCGTCCATCCCGCTGGTCGCTTTGACGGTCTGGCAGGCACTGGTTGAGAGGGCCAAGCTGAAGAAAGGGCAAAAGGTCTTCGTTCAGGCTGGCTCTGGCGGTGTGGGCACATTTGCCATCCAGTTGGCCAAGCATCTGGGCGCAACTGTGGCGACCACCACCAGCACAGGCAATGTGGCTTGGGTGAAAAGCCTGGGCGCTGATGTCGTCATTGACTACAAAAAAGAAGATTTTGAAAAAGTCCTGAGCGGCTACGACGTTGTATTGAACAGCCAGGATGGCAAGACGCTGGAGAAGTCACTGAGTGTGCTCAAGCCCGGCGGACGGCTTATTTCCATTTCCGGCCCACCGGACCCACAGTTTGCCGACGACATGAAGGCACCCTGGTTGGTGAAGCAGGTCATGCGCATGCTGAGCTTGGGCACCCGAAGAAAAGCCAAACGCCTCGGTGTTGGCTACTCTTTCCTGTTCATGAAAGCCAACGGAAGCCAGTTGCGGCAAATCACACAGCTGATCGAGTCAGGTGCCATACGCCCGGTCATCGACAAAGTTTTTCCATTCGCCTCGACCAACGAGGCATTGGCTTACGTCGAAAGCGGCCGCGCCAAAGGCAAGGTCGTGATCAAGGTTCGCTGA
- a CDS encoding SDR family oxidoreductase, translating to MKIENSVVLITGANRGIGLEFARALLARGARKVYAAARNPATVTLAGVEALQLDVTQPEEIAAAVQQASDVSLVINNAGIAQPGGFLDQDSEAVTRRIFETNFFGMLNMSQAFAPVLRANGGGALLNVLSVASWVNDGGLAAYSASKSAAWSLTNALRHELAAQKTQVLGLHMAYVDTDLTRGFNVPKSSAEDIVQRALDGLEAGADEVLADALTQQVRQGLVAPRPVYLPQAN from the coding sequence ATGAAAATCGAAAATTCTGTTGTTCTTATTACTGGCGCCAACCGTGGAATCGGTCTGGAATTTGCACGTGCTTTGCTTGCCCGTGGCGCACGCAAGGTCTACGCTGCGGCACGCAATCCCGCCACCGTGACCTTGGCCGGTGTCGAAGCTCTGCAACTTGATGTCACTCAACCTGAAGAGATCGCTGCTGCCGTTCAACAAGCGTCAGATGTGAGCTTGGTGATCAATAACGCCGGCATTGCCCAACCCGGCGGGTTTCTGGATCAGGACAGTGAAGCCGTCACACGCCGCATCTTTGAGACCAACTTCTTTGGCATGCTGAACATGAGCCAGGCCTTCGCACCCGTGCTCAGAGCCAATGGTGGCGGCGCACTGCTCAATGTGCTGTCGGTCGCGTCGTGGGTCAACGACGGCGGGTTAGCCGCCTATTCGGCCAGCAAGTCTGCCGCCTGGTCGCTGACCAACGCACTGCGCCACGAGCTGGCGGCGCAGAAGACCCAGGTACTGGGTTTGCACATGGCTTACGTGGACACCGACCTCACGCGGGGCTTCAACGTACCGAAGAGTAGCGCCGAAGACATCGTCCAGCGAGCACTTGACGGCTTGGAGGCGGGTGCTGACGAAGTGTTGGCCGATGCGTTGACCCAGCAAGTTCGGCAAGGACTGGTGGCACCACGCCCGGTTTACCTGCCACAGGCCAATTGA
- a CDS encoding alpha/beta fold hydrolase, with amino-acid sequence MNTHAMQYLLKTALLGLAMAAPLLPVTVSAADAVPTVVTQAQQASSQALGDTWKSVPTQTLTAGDVSFAYRELGKQNGGTPVVLLAHLAAVLDNWDPRIVDGIAAKHHVIAFDNRGVGASSGSPSNTMEQMADDAVTFIQAMGLKQVDLFGFSMGGMIAQEIVLKEPQLVRKMILAGTGPAGGPGISNVAGVANYDVLRATFTGQDPKQYLFFTRTPNGIEAGKAFIERLQERSANRDKEIAIWAYVSQLQALKAWGQKQPADLSVIKQPVLVVNGDADRMVPTLNTHDLARRLPNSTLIIYPDAGHGGIFQFHADFVPSALEFLGRSTQ; translated from the coding sequence ATGAACACCCATGCAATGCAATATTTATTGAAGACCGCGCTGTTAGGGCTTGCCATGGCTGCGCCCCTTCTTCCTGTGACAGTGAGCGCCGCAGACGCGGTACCCACGGTGGTGACCCAAGCCCAACAGGCATCGAGCCAGGCCTTGGGGGACACCTGGAAGAGCGTGCCCACGCAGACCCTCACCGCCGGTGACGTGAGCTTCGCGTACCGGGAGTTGGGCAAGCAAAACGGTGGAACGCCCGTGGTGCTTCTTGCCCATCTGGCCGCCGTGCTGGACAACTGGGACCCCCGAATCGTGGACGGCATTGCCGCCAAACACCATGTGATTGCTTTCGACAACCGTGGTGTCGGGGCATCCAGTGGCTCACCGTCGAACACCATGGAGCAAATGGCCGACGATGCGGTGACCTTCATCCAAGCCATGGGGCTCAAACAGGTTGATCTCTTTGGGTTTTCGATGGGCGGCATGATTGCTCAGGAAATCGTGTTGAAGGAGCCGCAACTCGTCCGAAAAATGATTCTCGCGGGAACCGGCCCCGCAGGTGGGCCAGGCATCAGCAACGTGGCGGGTGTGGCGAACTATGACGTGCTTCGAGCGACATTTACCGGTCAAGATCCGAAGCAATACCTCTTCTTTACGCGCACGCCAAACGGCATCGAAGCTGGCAAGGCGTTCATAGAGCGCTTGCAAGAGCGTAGCGCAAATCGAGACAAGGAAATCGCCATCTGGGCCTATGTGAGCCAGCTTCAGGCGCTCAAAGCCTGGGGGCAGAAGCAGCCGGCCGATCTCTCGGTGATCAAGCAGCCTGTGCTCGTTGTCAACGGCGACGCTGACCGCATGGTTCCCACGCTGAACACGCACGACTTGGCGCGGCGACTTCCGAACAGCACCTTGATCATTTATCCCGATGCAGGGCATGGCGGCATCTTTCAGTTCCACGCCGACTTTGTGCCCAGCGCACTTGAGTTCCTTGGCCGCTCGACACAATAA
- a CDS encoding SDR family NAD(P)-dependent oxidoreductase — protein MNTTNIGKRALVTGASSGIGAAIARELATLGVDLVLTARRHDALEAVAASCKGVKVEIVTADLGKPDAAHALWAAATASGPIDILINNAGFGYFRRFDEVDWARDAELVQLNMTSLVALARCFVDAHKAGTAPAHMLNISSTGAYQSVPNMALYAASKVFVRNFSEALHDEHLGTPLSVTCICPGGTETAFHAASGGGDYSKIANASMKSAEFVAQAGVRAMFAGKRTVVPGLLNQLTCFGVRFMSRRSASRVATQVLGKPRFVLPRRSVS, from the coding sequence TTGAATACCACCAACATCGGCAAGCGTGCGCTGGTGACTGGCGCATCCAGCGGCATTGGTGCAGCCATTGCGCGTGAGCTCGCGACACTCGGCGTTGATCTCGTGCTGACAGCGCGACGCCACGACGCGCTTGAAGCAGTCGCCGCAAGCTGCAAGGGCGTGAAGGTCGAGATCGTCACCGCAGACCTGGGCAAGCCCGATGCCGCGCATGCACTGTGGGCCGCCGCCACTGCCAGCGGCCCGATCGACATCCTGATCAACAACGCCGGGTTTGGCTACTTCCGCCGCTTCGACGAGGTCGATTGGGCGCGCGATGCGGAGCTCGTCCAACTCAACATGACCTCACTCGTCGCGCTTGCGCGGTGTTTTGTTGACGCACACAAGGCTGGCACCGCTCCCGCGCACATGCTAAACATCTCATCGACCGGTGCCTACCAGTCCGTGCCGAACATGGCGCTGTACGCCGCGTCGAAGGTGTTCGTGCGCAACTTCAGCGAGGCGCTCCATGACGAGCACCTCGGCACGCCGCTGTCAGTGACCTGCATCTGCCCCGGCGGTACCGAAACGGCGTTCCATGCCGCGTCCGGCGGGGGCGACTACTCGAAGATCGCGAACGCGTCGATGAAAAGCGCGGAGTTTGTGGCGCAGGCTGGGGTCCGCGCGATGTTTGCTGGCAAGCGCACGGTGGTGCCCGGCCTGCTCAACCAGCTGACGTGCTTCGGTGTGCGCTTCATGTCGCGGCGGTCTGCATCGCGGGTTGCGACTCAGGTGCTTGGCAAACCGCGATTTGTGCTACCGAGGCGAAGCGTGTCTTGA
- a CDS encoding alpha/beta fold hydrolase gives MSHTHLTAVTRFVEVDGDKFAYRRWGNAASGQPPMLFLQHFRGGMDNWDPLMTDGLAEGREVILYNGRGVASSGGKPRTRIEDMADDAAAFVRALGLQQIDLLGFSLGGFQALDLTWRHPTLVRKLMLLGTGPRGGNPDMEQRVLTTAVHPVPDFEDFLYLFFGRSAQAEQAAKAFWERRHQRKDQDPPSSQEAGIAQIEANVLYLPRLSEDDPFAYLRDIRHPTFILNGVNDVMIPTINSFYMARNMPNAQLFIYPDTGHAAQFQYPQRFLRHAAQFLSE, from the coding sequence ATGAGCCACACCCACCTCACCGCCGTCACCCGCTTCGTGGAAGTCGATGGCGACAAATTCGCCTATCGTCGCTGGGGCAATGCCGCGTCAGGCCAACCACCCATGTTGTTCCTGCAACATTTTCGGGGTGGCATGGACAACTGGGACCCCTTGATGACCGACGGCCTGGCCGAAGGCCGCGAAGTCATTCTCTACAACGGTCGGGGTGTTGCGTCGTCTGGCGGCAAACCGCGTACCCGCATCGAGGACATGGCCGACGATGCGGCAGCCTTCGTGCGTGCGCTGGGCCTGCAGCAGATCGACTTGCTGGGCTTTTCGCTGGGCGGCTTCCAGGCACTGGATCTGACTTGGCGCCATCCCACTCTGGTGCGCAAACTGATGTTGTTGGGTACTGGCCCGCGCGGCGGCAACCCCGATATGGAGCAGCGCGTGCTGACCACCGCCGTCCATCCCGTCCCCGATTTTGAAGATTTTCTGTACCTGTTCTTCGGCCGCTCGGCGCAGGCTGAGCAGGCCGCGAAGGCGTTCTGGGAGCGGCGTCACCAGCGTAAAGACCAAGATCCGCCGTCCTCCCAGGAGGCAGGGATTGCCCAGATCGAGGCCAACGTACTCTATCTGCCAAGGTTGTCGGAGGACGATCCCTTTGCCTATTTGCGCGACATCCGTCACCCCACGTTCATTCTCAATGGCGTGAACGATGTGATGATCCCGACCATCAACTCGTTCTACATGGCTCGCAACATGCCGAACGCCCAGTTGTTCATCTACCCCGACACGGGTCACGCCGCACAGTTTCAGTACCCGCAGCGCTTCCTGCGTCACGCTGCCCAGTTTTTGAGCGAGTGA
- a CDS encoding helicase: MLQFKFLLWALAQMLQRKIKSNADCAHYVGAKRLVFQIRTASGVGRHYVIENRAIRSFAGLSPNAQFTLSFTSAAKGFSILSAKDAQAAFIRGVGSKDLTISGDFREVMWFQGLTAFLQPPKIVSPYDRTAF; this comes from the coding sequence ATGCTTCAATTTAAATTCCTGTTGTGGGCACTCGCCCAGATGTTGCAACGAAAGATCAAGAGCAACGCCGACTGCGCACACTATGTCGGGGCCAAACGCCTGGTATTTCAGATCCGCACAGCTTCCGGTGTCGGCCGCCACTATGTCATCGAAAACCGTGCGATCCGGTCCTTTGCCGGTTTGTCGCCGAATGCCCAGTTCACACTTAGCTTTACCAGTGCGGCCAAAGGTTTCTCTATTCTGTCCGCCAAGGATGCGCAGGCAGCTTTCATCAGAGGCGTGGGCAGCAAAGACTTGACCATCAGCGGCGACTTTCGCGAAGTGATGTGGTTCCAGGGGCTGACGGCATTCCTCCAACCCCCAAAGATCGTTTCTCCCTATGACCGCACCGCGTTTTGA
- a CDS encoding NADH:flavin oxidoreductase/NADH oxidase family protein, which produces MTAPRFEAAMKTDLLNQALTLPNGIVLRNRLAKAAMSETLATYDNRPTPDLVQLYRRWGSSGLGMILTGNVMIDRRALGEPGNVVIEDETDLPVLRQWAHAATEQGAAIWVQLNHPGKQSTKGLNVVNLAPSAVPFREDMAAIFETPREATPFEIQNIIGRFGRSAAICKKAGFSGVQIHGAHGYLVSQFLSAHHNRRNDEWGGSLENRRRFVLAVYAEIRRQVGPDFPVSIKLNSTDFQRGGFTEEESLETIRALTDVGIDLIEISGGTYEMPAMGGATQEPPKASTVAREAYFLEFAEKVRAAVKVPLMVTGGFRTAAGMNAALRTGALDVVGLARLLAIDPDAPAALLQGRDSPQQVRPIKTGIKAVDRMGMMEVWWYERQLKRIAKGSEPRPNESGLSAFLKAALSSGWGTFRTRRMRA; this is translated from the coding sequence ATGACCGCACCGCGTTTTGAGGCCGCCATGAAAACAGACCTGCTGAATCAAGCGTTGACTCTCCCCAATGGCATCGTGCTGCGCAACCGCCTCGCCAAAGCGGCCATGAGCGAAACGCTGGCCACTTACGACAATCGCCCGACCCCGGACTTGGTACAACTGTACCGCCGCTGGGGTTCCTCGGGGCTGGGAATGATCTTGACGGGCAACGTGATGATCGACCGCCGCGCACTGGGCGAACCCGGCAATGTGGTGATCGAGGACGAGACTGACTTGCCTGTCCTCAGACAGTGGGCACATGCGGCAACCGAGCAGGGGGCGGCCATCTGGGTTCAGCTCAACCACCCGGGCAAACAATCGACCAAGGGTTTGAATGTGGTCAACCTCGCACCCTCGGCTGTGCCTTTCCGGGAGGACATGGCGGCAATATTTGAGACCCCGCGCGAAGCCACCCCATTCGAGATACAGAACATCATCGGGCGATTTGGCCGCAGCGCTGCCATCTGCAAGAAGGCCGGATTCAGTGGCGTGCAGATCCACGGGGCGCATGGTTACTTGGTTAGCCAGTTCCTCTCTGCGCACCATAACCGCCGCAACGACGAATGGGGCGGCAGCCTCGAAAACCGGCGGCGCTTTGTGCTGGCCGTTTACGCGGAAATCCGCCGACAGGTCGGGCCGGATTTCCCGGTGTCAATCAAGCTCAACTCTACCGACTTCCAGCGCGGCGGCTTTACCGAAGAAGAGTCGCTGGAGACGATACGGGCGCTGACCGATGTGGGCATCGACCTGATCGAGATTTCAGGTGGCACCTACGAGATGCCTGCCATGGGCGGCGCGACGCAAGAGCCACCAAAGGCTTCCACCGTGGCCCGCGAGGCCTACTTCCTCGAATTTGCCGAAAAAGTGCGTGCCGCCGTCAAAGTGCCGCTGATGGTGACCGGCGGCTTCCGCACTGCGGCCGGCATGAACGCCGCCCTGCGTACCGGCGCATTGGATGTGGTGGGCCTGGCGCGGCTACTGGCGATCGACCCCGACGCACCCGCCGCCTTGTTGCAAGGACGTGACAGCCCGCAGCAGGTCCGCCCGATCAAAACCGGCATCAAGGCCGTTGATCGCATGGGGATGATGGAGGTGTGGTGGTACGAGCGCCAACTCAAGCGCATTGCAAAAGGCAGTGAGCCGCGTCCCAATGAGAGCGGGCTGTCAGCTTTCTTGAAGGCTGCTTTAAGCAGCGGTTGGGGCACCTTTCGCACGCGTCGTATGCGGGCATAA
- a CDS encoding MFS transporter — MFHSVRRPDLLIIVLASAGILMVTMGIRQSFGLFVSPVNTSTGLGVVTISFALAIGQFTWGAVQPVAGAIADHYGPRPVLIAGLVILALGCLITPFISSGFGLAVSLGLLASMGSGMGSFSVLIGAAARRLPVESRGSASGIINAGGSFGQFVFAPLLQKLIQSIGWMGAIGSMAVVALAAIPLVSRVTGTQPAPDAQDVQNGGLKRAILDALKNPSYLLLHAGFFTCGFHIAFLVTHLPGEVGLCGLPPNVASWSLALIGIANILGSLIAGSFVAKYRSKYILSVMYGSRTLLILGYLMMPKVEWTYYLFAIGLGLTWLATVPPTAAIVGKLFGTRYLATLFGLTLLSHQIGGFLGAWLGGLSMSQFGDFTWMWYADMVLASLAALLNLPIREERVKRIVTV, encoded by the coding sequence ATGTTTCACAGTGTGCGTCGTCCTGATCTACTGATCATCGTTCTTGCTTCGGCAGGTATTCTCATGGTCACCATGGGTATCAGACAGTCATTCGGGCTTTTTGTGAGTCCTGTGAATACTTCGACGGGTCTGGGTGTTGTCACCATCAGCTTCGCTTTGGCTATCGGCCAATTCACCTGGGGAGCGGTTCAACCGGTGGCCGGAGCCATTGCGGATCACTATGGCCCGCGCCCTGTGCTCATCGCGGGCCTGGTTATTTTGGCGCTTGGTTGCCTCATCACGCCCTTTATTTCGAGTGGATTTGGTCTTGCCGTTTCACTCGGCCTACTGGCTTCAATGGGGTCGGGAATGGGTAGTTTTTCCGTGCTGATTGGTGCGGCAGCTCGGCGTCTACCGGTAGAGTCAAGAGGTTCAGCCTCCGGGATCATCAATGCCGGCGGTTCTTTTGGGCAGTTTGTTTTCGCGCCCCTCCTGCAAAAGCTTATACAGAGTATCGGCTGGATGGGTGCTATCGGCTCCATGGCGGTTGTGGCTCTGGCCGCCATTCCTCTCGTCAGCCGGGTGACTGGCACGCAGCCAGCACCTGACGCTCAGGATGTGCAAAACGGTGGGCTCAAGCGAGCGATTCTGGATGCACTTAAAAACCCCAGCTATCTCCTTTTGCACGCTGGCTTTTTTACCTGTGGATTTCATATTGCCTTCTTGGTGACGCACTTACCTGGGGAGGTTGGCCTCTGCGGTCTGCCGCCTAATGTGGCCAGTTGGTCTTTGGCGCTGATTGGCATCGCCAACATATTAGGGAGTCTGATTGCCGGCTCATTCGTGGCGAAGTATCGGAGCAAATACATCCTGTCTGTGATGTATGGTTCAAGAACGCTACTCATCCTGGGGTATCTGATGATGCCCAAAGTCGAGTGGACTTATTACCTGTTCGCCATCGGGCTTGGTCTTACCTGGCTCGCCACCGTGCCCCCGACCGCCGCCATCGTTGGCAAGCTGTTCGGTACCCGCTACCTCGCGACGTTGTTCGGATTGACATTGCTGTCGCACCAGATTGGCGGATTTCTAGGCGCCTGGCTGGGCGGTCTCTCGATGAGTCAGTTTGGCGACTTCACCTGGATGTGGTACGCCGATATGGTCTTGGCTTCTTTGGCTGCTTTGCTGAATCTGCCCATCCGCGAGGAACGTGTCAAAAGAATCGTCACGGTGTAG
- a CDS encoding response regulator transcription factor, producing the protein MNKMRNMPTNVLPTIYVVDDDASVRESLSSLLRSAGMQVEVFASALEFLDHKNLQAFACVVLDVRMPGLDGFGLQERLSALGRDIPIIFITGHGEVPLAVRAMRAGAIDFLNKPFEDTDLLNAIELALSHLSSTSHERLALTELRGLYDTLTAREKQIMAEVALGKLNKAIAFDLGVTESTVKVHRHNVMHKMQLKSIPALTMAMQRLRGANAITVELAQP; encoded by the coding sequence ATGAACAAGATGCGTAACATGCCAACCAATGTACTGCCCACGATCTATGTGGTGGACGATGATGCTTCGGTGCGGGAATCCCTGAGCAGCCTGCTGCGCTCAGCGGGCATGCAGGTCGAGGTGTTCGCCTCGGCATTGGAGTTTCTGGATCACAAAAACCTCCAAGCTTTTGCCTGTGTGGTGCTGGACGTTCGCATGCCGGGCCTGGACGGGTTTGGCCTGCAAGAACGTTTGTCTGCCCTGGGGCGGGACATTCCGATCATCTTCATCACCGGCCATGGTGAGGTGCCCCTGGCGGTGCGGGCGATGCGCGCGGGGGCCATTGACTTTTTGAACAAACCGTTTGAAGACACCGACTTGCTCAACGCCATTGAGCTGGCCTTGTCGCACCTCAGCTCCACCTCGCATGAGCGACTGGCGCTGACCGAGCTGCGTGGGCTCTATGACACGCTCACGGCACGCGAGAAACAAATCATGGCCGAAGTCGCCCTGGGCAAGCTGAACAAGGCCATCGCGTTTGACCTGGGGGTTACTGAAAGCACTGTCAAAGTTCACCGCCACAACGTGATGCACAAGATGCAGCTGAAATCCATTCCGGCGCTCACCATGGCGATGCAACGGCTCAGAGGGGCCAATGCGATCACAGTTGAACTTGCACAGCCATAA